In Chryseobacterium camelliae, one DNA window encodes the following:
- a CDS encoding cbb3-type cytochrome c oxidase subunit I, with protein sequence MMNPIFGKLSWNSFPFSALIKEPSLNNWIACGGAFAIIMGFVSIIFILIRYKLWKNFWNNWIKSPDHKKIGIMYLSIAIVMLIRAVMEGIILRVQQMTSLHGGIIEPDHFSQIFSTHGTIMIFFVAMPLIIGLMNYIVPLQIGARDVAFPVLNQMSLGFTLAGASLMMMSLVIGRFETGGWTAYPPYTGIDFSPDVGPDYWIWSVFISGVGSLMSGINFTVTIYKLRTPGMTLMRMPLFTWTALCSSIMLIYAMPAITTSTLMLAADRYLGWHFFTNDLGGNMMNYANIFWMFGHPEVYILVLPAFGVFSEISSTFSSKVLYGYKSLVIATMSIAVISFTVWLHHFFTMGQSAYVNVIFGIATMVIAIPTGIKVYDWMATLYGGKIRMTTPMIYLIGFFILFVIGGLSGILLANPSIDFQVHNSVFLVAHFHNVIIPGVLFGLLAGIHYWFPKMFGYSLNEKYGKISAYLWIFGFIFTFMPLYWLGLQGLPRRSPEIHDASFQPWLIVSGIGAFMMLGALSFLIYDYYISYIERDTQTDPKGDPWDGRTLEWSIPSPPPEWNFAVLPKVDSRDFWYNKKQKEQDLYKIENYEDIELAPPSTMGFQMAAYSFIMGFSLIWHIWWLAILAVSAIIVSIIVRSCMIIKPSFFDKKEVKETWESIYSQKR encoded by the coding sequence ATGATGAACCCTATTTTCGGAAAATTATCCTGGAATTCTTTTCCTTTCTCTGCGCTGATCAAGGAACCCAGCCTCAACAACTGGATCGCCTGCGGAGGAGCCTTTGCCATCATCATGGGATTTGTGTCCATTATATTTATCCTTATCCGGTATAAATTATGGAAAAATTTCTGGAACAATTGGATCAAAAGCCCTGACCATAAAAAAATCGGGATCATGTATCTTTCGATAGCGATCGTTATGCTGATAAGGGCGGTGATGGAAGGAATCATCCTAAGGGTACAGCAGATGACCTCGCTGCACGGCGGAATCATAGAGCCTGATCATTTTTCTCAGATTTTCAGCACGCACGGTACCATTATGATATTTTTTGTGGCAATGCCGCTGATTATCGGATTGATGAATTACATCGTTCCTTTACAGATCGGTGCGAGGGATGTTGCATTTCCGGTTCTCAACCAGATGAGTTTAGGATTTACACTCGCCGGAGCCTCTTTAATGATGATGTCTTTGGTTATCGGCCGGTTTGAGACCGGAGGCTGGACCGCCTACCCTCCTTATACCGGTATTGATTTCAGTCCGGACGTTGGTCCCGATTACTGGATCTGGTCCGTTTTTATTTCCGGAGTCGGTTCATTAATGTCGGGAATCAATTTTACTGTAACGATATACAAGTTAAGAACTCCGGGTATGACGCTGATGAGGATGCCTTTGTTCACCTGGACAGCTTTATGCTCATCCATTATGCTAATCTACGCAATGCCGGCTATCACAACTTCCACTTTGATGCTTGCTGCGGACCGTTATCTGGGATGGCATTTTTTCACCAATGATCTAGGCGGAAATATGATGAACTATGCCAATATTTTTTGGATGTTCGGCCATCCGGAAGTTTATATTCTGGTGTTACCGGCCTTTGGTGTCTTTTCAGAAATTTCAAGTACTTTTTCCTCTAAAGTATTATATGGTTACAAATCTTTAGTTATTGCGACCATGTCGATAGCAGTCATATCTTTTACAGTCTGGCTCCACCACTTTTTTACCATGGGACAAAGTGCGTATGTTAATGTAATTTTCGGAATTGCCACCATGGTCATTGCTATTCCTACAGGAATCAAAGTCTATGACTGGATGGCTACGCTGTACGGAGGAAAGATCCGGATGACGACTCCGATGATCTACCTGATCGGGTTTTTTATCCTTTTTGTTATCGGGGGACTTTCAGGAATCTTACTGGCCAATCCGTCGATTGATTTCCAGGTGCACAATTCGGTTTTTCTGGTAGCCCATTTTCATAATGTAATTATTCCGGGGGTATTGTTCGGCCTGTTGGCGGGTATCCATTACTGGTTTCCGAAGATGTTCGGATATTCTCTGAACGAAAAGTACGGTAAAATTTCAGCTTATCTCTGGATTTTCGGCTTTATTTTTACATTTATGCCTCTCTATTGGCTGGGTCTTCAGGGATTGCCTAGACGTTCTCCTGAAATTCATGATGCCTCTTTTCAACCCTGGCTGATCGTTTCCGGAATAGGCGCATTTATGATGCTTGGCGCGCTGAGTTTTCTGATCTATGATTATTACATAAGCTATATTGAAAGGGATACCCAAACCGACCCAAAAGGAGATCCCTGGGATGGCAGAACCCTGGAGTGGTCTATCCCTTCTCCCCCTCCGGAATGGAATTTTGCAGTTCTTCCGAAAGTAGACTCCAGAGATTTTTGGTACAATAAAAAGCAAAAGGAACAGGATCTCTATAAAATAGAAAATTATGAAGATATAGAATTAGCTCCTCCATCAACAATGGGTTTTCAGATGGCCGCTTATTCTTTCATCATGGGATTTAGTTTAATCTGGCATATCTGGTGGTTAGCGATCTTAGCCGTTTCAGCAATCATTGTTTCCATTATTGTGAGGTCCTGTATGATTATAAAACCAAGTTTTTTTGATAAGAAAGAAGTAAAGGAAACCTGGGAAAGTATTTATTCTCAAAAGAGATAA
- a CDS encoding cytochrome c oxidase subunit II → MKNFNYIFLVILLFPICLSAESHSFLQPMGDIAAEQKKHFFRVILITMVAILPVLIGVPIIIYKFRKRKDGSTKGKYLPNWEYNSKLELLMWAIPVLIVMILGFWLAKSTTKLDPYKPLGKDALVVQVVALDWKWLFIYPDQHIATVNNLVIPENRPIQLVLTSDTVMQSFIVPSLAGQIYVMPSMTSRLNFIANTTGTAMGENTQYNGDGFSSETFTVKSVTADEWKKWIKNSSGTKNALDFKLYEKISQQSTAATLRKELNVSNLTFTLNEPMLFKRIIQQYHNGKPIPPTKQAGSPNQIINK, encoded by the coding sequence ATGAAGAACTTTAACTATATTTTTTTAGTAATTCTTTTATTTCCTATCTGTCTTTCTGCAGAAAGCCACAGTTTCCTACAGCCCATGGGCGATATTGCCGCAGAACAGAAAAAGCATTTCTTTCGGGTGATACTTATTACGATGGTTGCTATTTTGCCCGTTTTAATAGGTGTCCCGATCATCATTTATAAATTTAGAAAGAGAAAAGACGGCAGCACAAAAGGAAAATACCTGCCAAACTGGGAATATAACAGTAAGCTGGAGCTTCTAATGTGGGCAATCCCGGTACTTATTGTAATGATACTCGGTTTCTGGCTCGCCAAATCAACGACAAAACTCGATCCTTATAAACCCTTGGGCAAAGACGCTTTGGTTGTTCAGGTAGTCGCATTGGACTGGAAATGGCTTTTCATTTACCCGGACCAACATATTGCTACTGTAAATAATTTAGTTATTCCTGAAAACCGCCCTATACAACTTGTTTTAACGTCTGATACGGTGATGCAGAGCTTTATTGTCCCTTCTCTTGCCGGCCAAATCTATGTGATGCCCAGTATGACGAGCCGGTTAAATTTTATCGCCAATACAACAGGAACCGCAATGGGCGAAAATACACAGTACAACGGCGATGGTTTTTCATCCGAAACATTTACCGTAAAATCCGTTACTGCTGATGAATGGAAAAAGTGGATCAAAAATTCTTCCGGTACAAAAAACGCTTTGGATTTTAAACTGTATGAAAAAATTTCACAACAAAGTACTGCAGCTACACTCCGTAAGGAATTAAATGTGAGCAATCTTACGTTTACCCTAAATGAACCGATGCTTTTTAAAAGGATCATCCAGCAATATCATAACGGGAAACCCATTCCGCCTACAAAACAGGCCGGATCACCCAATCAAATAATAAATAAATGA
- the cyoE gene encoding heme o synthase, whose product MKVKVKDYYHLSKPGIVKGNLMAVCTGFFYSAQLPIHWIHFFFLILGSSLIISSACIFNNMYDRDIDELMKRTQYRSTIFYRNPLREILFSAIFIFCAGVIILWKFTTVYTALAGVAGFFCYLILYSVFFKRKHYMSTEIGAIAGSFPPLMGYFALKPVINGDAVLLFLIYFFWQVPHTYAIALYRKAEYDHAKIPLFPLVKGISKTKIHLFIYISLYILSCVALFFSGKFNILLSCLFLSFCTVWLLSVFNIKKTEEQLWAKKVFLLSLYTMLLLSVTVFFNFILVILKN is encoded by the coding sequence TTGAAGGTAAAGGTCAAAGATTATTATCATCTTTCTAAGCCAGGCATTGTAAAGGGGAACCTTATGGCGGTCTGTACAGGCTTTTTCTATTCGGCTCAATTACCCATCCACTGGATTCATTTCTTTTTTCTTATTCTGGGCAGTTCACTGATCATATCTTCAGCCTGTATTTTTAATAATATGTATGACAGGGATATTGATGAGCTGATGAAGCGCACCCAATATCGCAGTACCATTTTTTATAGAAATCCTTTACGGGAAATCCTTTTTTCAGCAATCTTCATTTTCTGTGCGGGGGTGATTATTTTATGGAAATTTACAACGGTTTATACTGCTTTAGCGGGGGTCGCCGGTTTTTTCTGCTATCTTATTTTGTATTCGGTCTTTTTTAAGAGGAAACATTATATGAGTACTGAAATTGGTGCGATAGCCGGATCATTCCCTCCTTTAATGGGATATTTTGCCCTTAAACCTGTGATCAATGGTGATGCAGTGCTGCTTTTTCTTATTTACTTTTTCTGGCAGGTTCCCCACACCTATGCGATAGCGCTCTATAGAAAAGCGGAATATGATCATGCAAAAATCCCTTTATTTCCATTGGTAAAAGGAATTTCAAAGACCAAAATCCATTTATTTATCTACATCAGTCTATACATCCTCAGCTGTGTAGCTTTATTTTTTTCAGGAAAGTTCAATATTCTTTTATCCTGTCTTTTCCTATCTTTTTGTACGGTATGGCTGCTATCTGTTTTTAACATCAAAAAAACGGAAGAACAACTATGGGCAAAAAAAGTTTTTTTATTGTCCCTGTATACCATGTTATTGCTTTCCGTAACGGTTTTCTTCAATTTTATTTTAGTTATTTTAAAAAATTAA
- a CDS encoding bacteriocin-like protein: protein MKNLKLLSRKELKTIKGAASDSKCPPGNYYCPEAAVCIPINAECYIIVPDIPVE, encoded by the coding sequence ATGAAGAATTTAAAACTCCTGTCAAGAAAAGAACTGAAAACCATTAAAGGAGCGGCATCTGATTCAAAATGTCCTCCCGGGAATTATTATTGTCCTGAAGCCGCCGTATGCATTCCGATCAATGCAGAATGCTATATTATTGTACCGGATATACCCGTAGAATGA
- a CDS encoding VOC family protein, whose product MIIKNIDHLVLTVADIDATIDFYKDVLGFGAVTFGDNRKALVFGNQKINLHQKGKEIEPKAEHPTPGSADLCFIAETKIEEVLKELKEKNIEVLEGIVDRTGALGKIRSIYFRDPDFNLIEVSNYQ is encoded by the coding sequence ATGATTATCAAGAATATTGATCATTTGGTTTTAACCGTGGCAGACATTGATGCAACCATAGATTTCTATAAAGATGTTTTGGGTTTTGGTGCTGTTACCTTTGGTGACAACAGAAAAGCACTCGTTTTCGGAAATCAGAAAATTAATCTGCATCAAAAAGGAAAAGAAATTGAACCGAAAGCAGAGCATCCTACTCCAGGATCTGCCGACCTGTGCTTCATTGCAGAAACGAAAATTGAGGAAGTCCTGAAGGAATTAAAAGAAAAAAATATAGAAGTACTTGAAGGTATTGTAGACAGGACCGGGGCATTAGGAAAAATAAGATCAATATATTTCAGAGACCCCGATTTCAATCTGATCGAGGTAAGCAATTATCAGTGA
- a CDS encoding helix-turn-helix domain-containing protein, with the protein MEDIQDKYFIAIADYVKNFIDEEGIDVADLAAAANVDRKQVYRLIKKENMPRLSTLLKISLAAGIEPSKLFSIEFDFKIYMKENNILKASSRKKAGQR; encoded by the coding sequence ATGGAAGATATTCAAGATAAATATTTTATCGCTATTGCTGATTATGTTAAAAATTTTATCGATGAAGAAGGAATCGATGTAGCAGATTTAGCAGCAGCAGCAAATGTTGACAGGAAACAAGTTTACAGACTCATCAAAAAAGAAAATATGCCCAGATTATCTACCTTGCTAAAGATTTCATTAGCAGCCGGAATCGAACCCTCGAAGCTGTTCTCCATTGAATTTGATTTCAAGATATACATGAAAGAAAATAATATATTGAAAGCTAGTTCTAGAAAGAAAGCGGGACAAAGGTGA
- a CDS encoding helix-turn-helix domain-containing protein: MEKKFTFETTQFDFDLANHIKNLRKSAGLSKEELSFKMGVAKSFVGNVESHTQRHKYSTRHIALLAKAFGYKNISQLMDFPTPEYDRIKVTVKQVYNEGGTKVMESEVVKIEGIE; encoded by the coding sequence ATGGAGAAAAAATTCACTTTCGAAACAACGCAATTTGATTTTGACTTAGCTAATCATATTAAAAACTTAAGAAAATCAGCGGGTCTATCTAAAGAAGAACTAAGTTTCAAAATGGGTGTGGCAAAATCTTTTGTAGGCAATGTAGAATCACATACACAACGACACAAATACTCCACCCGCCATATTGCATTGCTGGCCAAAGCCTTCGGTTACAAAAATATTTCTCAGCTGATGGACTTCCCTACCCCGGAATATGACCGTATTAAAGTTACAGTTAAGCAGGTATATAATGAGGGTGGGACAAAGGTGATGGAGAGTGAGGTGGTGAAGATTGAGGGAATTGAATAA